The DNA segment TTTAGAAATCGATTCAATTATCTCTTGAAGTGGAACCTCATCTTTGACAATTATACTCGCAGGAATgttaaaatccattttttatttattatacaaAGTGGGAGAGTTTGGAACTTATTGTTaagttcatttcaacttctCTAATGATGTTGGTATGACCGTCGAGTTGGATTTAATAGATGACTAATCTAAATCCAACTAGAATAAAGAAATAATCaatttaaatccaatttaaTCCGATCGCCAACCTAGAGGCATTCAATACAAACTCAATCCAACCTCGTTTTTCTAAATACGGATTGCTTGAATTAGGTTGGTCCGTTGTTAGAttgtataattcaaaataatatttaaaaaaatttcttttttatatttattgaaatttaaataatagaacaaaattttaagataataataaaaaagaataaataaatttatatatatttctaaaatattataaaatatatgatgagattataatttaatatttttaaaaaaaaaatctgaaaggaaaatgaatattattatataagataatatacatcatttatattataaaaatattaaatctaaTTGGGGTTATTGAATTGTTTTTGGTGTGGTTCATTTATCGGTTACTTAACATCATTCATCTACTCTAGTGAGTTGCCCTTTCCAGCCAAGTTGTCTCTCAAATAACCATTGTTATTCAGTCAATCCATTTTCTCTCCATTTGTCAATCAAGCCTTCGAAGATTTGAGGATCAAACCTTTGAAGATATGAAGATAAACCTTTAAAGATTCAAAGATCAAGTTCAAAGCTTCAAAGATTAGGTTCAAGATGTTCGCTGCAAGATACAAAGATTAAGTTCAAAACTTTAAATAGTCTCATTAACAGAGTAGTGAGAGAGGGTTTTCTATCAGGCTACAAGATAAGGGGAAGAGAAAGCATTGGGATCAAAGTTTCGCACCTGCTGTTCGCTGATGATATGCTGGTTTTTTGTGAAGATTCCCAAGAGCAATTGACTTTTTTAAGTTGGTTATTACTGTGGTTTGAAGCCACTTCTGGTTTGTGCATTAATTTGAACAAAAGTGAAATTTTGCCAGTGGGTAGAGTGGAGAATGTTAAGTTATTGACTGCTGAGCTTGGCTGCAAAGTGGGATCTCTCTCCACCACTTTTTTGGGGCTCCCTTTGGGTGCTTTGCATAAATCGGTGATggtttgggatggagtggaagagaggATGCGGAAGAGACTTGCTTTGTGGAAGAGGCAGTTCATTTCTAAGGGTAGAAGAATCACTCTCATTCTGAGCACTTTGGCAAGCATGCCAACCTACCTTATGTCCTTATTACGTATGCCAAGAGTGGTTAAATTAagacttgagaaaattcaaagggattttctttgggaagGGGGAGCATTGGAGAAGAGGCCCTATCTTGTAAAGTGGGCTATTGTTTGCTCTCACAAAAAGAAGGGAGGATTGGGGATTAGAAATCTTCCTACTCTCAATAGGGCCCTcttgtgcaaatggagttggcgttTTTTGGTTGAAAGGGATTCCTTTTGGAAGCTTATAATTAGTACGAAGTTTGGGGTTATAAGAGGAGGGTGGAGTACTCGCAGGGTTAGGGAGGGTTATGGGGTGGGACTTTAGAAGGAAATCGGTAAGAAAGGTTTGTTGCTACTCAACAATGTTTCATTCTTTGTGGCGGATGATAaaagggtgaggttttggaaagatatttGGTACGGGAACTCTTCCCTTTACGAGGTATTTCCCTCCTTGTTTGATTTAGCGGTTTCTAAAGATGCGTGGGTAACGGACTGTCTGGATTCAATAGGGGAAGAGGAAGGGTGGATTCCCTGCTTCCttagacctttcaatgattaggaggtggaggaggtggaaaGATTCCTTTCGACCATTCAAGGAAAGAGACTAAATGCTGATGTGGAGGATAGGATGGTGTGGAAAGAGacgaaaaatgagattttcacTGTAAAGCCCCTTTACAATTCTCTTAATCATAGCTGTGCAGTCCCGTTTCCGTGGAACATTATTTGGAGTCCGTATGTTCCTACAaatgtgggtttttttttgcttgggaagcttcatgGGGGAAGGTTCTCACTTAAGATCAATTCAAGAGGAGGGGCTAGACTTTAGCAAACAGATGTTCATTGTGTTGTACTGAAGAGGAGACGATAAATCACATCCTTGTTCATTGTTCTAAGGCAAAGGTTTTGTGGGATctcatgttttctttatttggtgTTAATTGGGTCCTTCTGTTTACGGTTAGAGACACTCTTTTAAGTTGGTATGCTTCCTTTAAGGACAAGAAGCATAGTAAGGTTTGGCGGGCAGCTCCTCTTTGcttattttggacggtttggaaggaaaaaaataagatagTTTTTGATAATGAGATCCTGTcgattcaaagattgaaaaattcctTTGTAATCTCTTTTTCTGGGCTAAATCTTCTATAGTTGTAAGCTCCTTAACTTTGTTTAACTTTGTGGActggttgggttcttgttgaggaCCGGTGAGTGCTTGTCCCTTTTGTTTCCTGTTTTTTAGGTGAcgcttgtatactccctgtatgctttgggtcGCCTTTCAAGCACCCTTTATCTAATATGTCCTTGTGcatttatctatcaaaaaaaagattAGGTTCAAGATGTCCTCAATCCAAGATCAAACATTCATACCCTCAATAAATGTGAACTACACCAAAGTCCAAATTTGAATCACGACGTGCCAAATCTAAGTCCAAGTTGAATACAAGTTAAAGCCCAAGCTTAAGCCCAAGACAAGCCAAAGTCCAGACCCAAGCCTAATCTTGAGACAAGTCAAAGTTCAAGCTCGGTCCAAGACACATTAAAATCTAAGCCTAAGTTGAAGACAAGCTAAAGTTCAAGCCTGGCCAAGACAAGTCAAAGTGTATGCCTAAGACTAAGATGCTCCAAGGTCAAACCAAACCAAAGCCCAAGTCAAGCTTCTTCAAAGAAGAATTAGAGGAAAAATTAAAGATTGTACCCCACTCTTCAAATCCATAAATTTCTATTTCGAGAAAAATTCATATGTACACCAAGTATTATGAATATTTTCATAGGAATTGCTTATGAAACATTTCAAAAATAGTCGCATATTATTTATGTGGCTTCATTTTAATAAGATTTTCGatcattaagaaaaataaactacaaggtctatttggtaattgttcttaaaaaaaaaattgttattcttacaaacaaaaaaaaaatggttaaaaagcACATTTGAAAGACTTTTGACAAAGAATAGGTTTTCCATAATTTGttatgaaaacaaatttcaagtgcttttagttattttttgtaaaatgttCTAGGCAAcaattgaaagaagaaaaatattttgaaaacttttgcaTTATACATAGATGTATAGAAACTTTTTGGAAAATAAgtcaaaaaaatagttttccatAATCAAATGTTATCTCCATGCACCGCCCACATGCGGTTCCACCACCAATCATGCTTGTTTCGATGCCCCAGAATCCGGTGATCTTTCTCAAAAGTCAACTCCGGGCAGGAGGATTGGAGGCCATAGATTAGATTTCTTGATTGCTTATAATAGAAGAATAATGGGTTAGATGAGAAGATTATGACCTTCTAATTGGTTGACTTTCTTAGAATCTCAACTGGGTTTGACTTGGTGATGTTGGGGATGAGATCACAGTTGACTTATTCCTCCACTATATATGAATATAACCCCTACCTGGCTGGTACCAGTATATATGCCTGAAAGTATGAGTTCTGGGTCAATTTTCTCCATTCCATTAATGGCTATGGAAATGACCTTTGTTTTTGCTTTGGCAGTCTCTCATGTTCCTCCAGAGGAGAAACAACAACCTAAGCAAGAAGAAACTACCTCCAGGGGAAATGGGACTTCCTTGGATCGGAGAGACGGTGGAATTCTACAAAGCACAACGTAGATATCGATTGTATGAGGAGTTCATTCAACCTAGGATtgcaaaatatggaaaaatctttaaaacaaGCCTAATGGGATCACCAACAGTAGTGGTGAACGGAGAGGAAGCTAACCGCTTCTTTTTGTCAAACGAGTTCAAGTTGGTGATAAGCTCATGGACTTCTGCATCGGTGCAGCTCATGGGCAAGGACTCCATCATGGAGAAACAAGGGGAGTTCGTCGGATTATAGCTACAAGTCTCAGCTTTGCTGGGCTGGAGACTCTAGTGCCCAAGATATGCAACTCAGTTCAGTACCACCTAGATACAAAATAGCATGGCCAGGACACCATTAGCCTCTACCATTCAACCAAAGTTTTGACGTTTACCATTGTGTTTTGAGTGCTTGTTAGGGATCAATGTAGAGCCGGAAATGATACAAGTTTTTTAGAGGGTGTTGGAGGGGGTATTTTCTCCACCCGTTAAGTTTCCTGGCTCTAGGTTCTCGAGGGCAAAGAGAGCAAGGCAGGAGATAGAAAAGATGTTGGTTGAGATAGTGAGAAAGAAGAGgcaagagaagaagaaaagggtAGAGGAAGGTGAGGAGGGAGGGATTTTACTATCAAGGTTAGTGGCTGGACTGATTCGAGGGGAGATCAAGGAGGAGGTTGTGGATAATGTGGTATTGCTAGTATTTGCAGCTCATGACACAATTTCATTCACTATTGCCATGACATTTAGAATGTTGGCTCACCACCCAACCTGCTATGCTCTCCTCTATCAAGTTATAATCTCttatcatcaaaactaaaacatgtatttgttttcaaaaatttctgaTGATCATCTTCTTCTGCCAGAACATGCTGCTTTGATGAACAACAAAGGACCGGGCCAGAATCTAGCATTGGAAGACAGAGAGAAGATGAAGTATACCTGGCAATTAAGTTGCTCGTGAAAGCATGCGACTGTTCCCTCCAATCTTGGCTCCTTCAGAAAGGCAATTGTCGACATTGAATATGAAGGATACACCATTCCCAGAGGATGGAAGGTAATGGCACTCTTGAATGATCAATTGAGCATCAAGTCCAAATACCATATAAGTAACAACTCCCAAATTGGCTCGCTGCAGGTTCTATGGACAGCCTATGGAACGCATTACAATCCCAAGTATTTCGGAGATCCTTCCACTTTTGATCCAAGCAGATTTGAAGACGCCGTGCCACCATATGTTTTTGTTCCATTTGAGGGAGGACCAAGGGTGTGTGCAGGGTACCAACTTGCTAAGCTAAATATCCTCATCTTCCTGCATTTCGTTGTCACTCACTATGATTGGTCCTTACGCTATCTTGATGAACCAATCACCATGGATCCCCTCCCATTCCCTTTCCAAGAAATGCCCATCAAAATTTCTC comes from the Vitis vinifera cultivar Pinot Noir 40024 chromosome 12, ASM3070453v1 genome and includes:
- the LOC100247213 gene encoding LOW QUALITY PROTEIN: taxadiene 5-alpha hydroxylase (The sequence of the model RefSeq protein was modified relative to this genomic sequence to represent the inferred CDS: inserted 2 bases in 2 codons; deleted 2 bases in 2 codons; substituted 3 bases at 3 genomic stop codons) codes for the protein MGVNGEELTRMRTLGADPQLTRSLMFLQRRNNNLSKKKLPPGEMGLPWIGETVEFYKAQRRYRLYEEFIQPRIAKYGKIFKTSLMGSPTVVVNGEEANRFFLSNEFKLVISSWTSASVQLMGKDSIMEKQGEXRRIIATSLSFAGLETLVPKICNSVQYHLDTKXHGQDTISLYHSTKVLTFTIVFECLLGINVEPEMIQVFXRVLEGVFSPPVKFPGSRFSRAKRARQEIEKMLVEIVRKKRQEKKKRVEEGEEGGILLSRLVAGLIRGEIKEEVVDNVVLLVFAAHDTISFTIAMTFRMLAHHPTCYDLLLPEHAALMNNKGPGQNLALEDREKMKYTWQXVARESMRLFPPIXGSFRKAIVDIEYEGYTIPRGWKVLWTAYGTHYNPKYFGDPSTFDPSRFEDAVPPYVFVPFEGGPRVCAGYQLAKLNILIFLHFVVTHYDWSLRYLDEPITMDPLPFPFQEMPIKISPKPII